The Molothrus ater isolate BHLD 08-10-18 breed brown headed cowbird chromosome 18, BPBGC_Mater_1.1, whole genome shotgun sequence genome window below encodes:
- the SEZ6L gene encoding LOW QUALITY PROTEIN: seizure 6-like protein (The sequence of the model RefSeq protein was modified relative to this genomic sequence to represent the inferred CDS: inserted 2 bases in 1 codon; deleted 1 base in 1 codon) → MPGPRGLCLLALLLLLLLGTPAAPRPDSGSGAALVPASPDPLAVDEPLEKMGGGAAELGHSMGLTGGAEDFGHAMGPDPGAGEQGQGTALNLLPAPEETTTLPPTPPAAPRLDAKQTPPVKKKPPTLKQVNTGRKHPRLKPTPAGPPGTASPASPRSSRLPTAAPGLRVPAEDTSXQPPELPWAEQATTSQPTLQISPSSLSPALPDSTGDAGGAPTVAPAGVIPTKGVERDMHGSALEESLETTTSTIVTTTVTTTEPTPVLCSMSFHEPEGYIDSTDYPPLPLHGYLQCTYNVTVYTGYGVELQVKSVNLSDGEVLSIRGVDGDALVVLANQTLLVEGQVIRSPTNTISVYFRTFQDDVVGTFQLHYQVFMLSCNFPRRPDFGDVMVMDLHSGGIAHFHCHLGYELQGPRMLTCINASRPHWSSPEPICSAPCGGTVHNATIGRVLSPSYSGNQSGSMYCVWAIGAPPGQKLHLHFEKLLLTEKDRMVVYSGDTNRSAVLYDSLRADSVPFEGVISDGSSIRIDFLAEEPAAATAFNIRFEAFERGHCYEPYIQNGNFTTSDPTYNLGTTVEFTCDPGHSLEQGPAVIECINMRDPYWNDTEPLCRATCGGELTAVAGVILSPNWPEPYTEGEDCIWRIHVGEEKRLFLDIQLLNITNSDILTIYDGDELSSRILGQYVGSSGPQKLYSSSPDLTIQFHSDPAGLIFGKGQGFIMNYIEVSRNDSCSDLPEIQNGWKTTSHTELVRGAKITYQCDPGYDIVGSDTLTCQWDLSWSSDPPFCEKIMYCTDPGEVEHSTRLISDPVLLVGTTIQYTCNPGFVLEGSSLLTCYSRETGTPIWTSRLPHCVSEESLACDNPGPPENGYQILYKRLYLPGESLTFMCYEGFELMGEVTIKCILGQPSHWSGPLPICKVNQDSFEHALEVAEAAAETSLEGGNMALAIFIPVLIISLLLGGAYIYLTRCRYYSSLRLPLMYSHPYSQITVETEFDNPIYETGETREYEVSI, encoded by the exons ACAGCGGATCGGGGGCAGCGCTGGTGCCGGCCAGTCCGGACCCTCTGGCTGTGGATGAACCCCTGGAGAAGATGGgtggtggagctgcagagctggggcacagcaTGGGTTTGACTGGTGGAGCTGAGGATTTTGGGCATGCCATGGGTCCAgaccctggagctggggagcaggggcagggcactGCCCTCAACCTCCTGCCGGCCCCAGAGGAGACCACAACGCTCCCACCTACG CCACCTGCTGCCCCCAGACTCGATGCCAAACAAACTCCCCCTGTTAAGAAAAAGCCACCGACTCTAAAGCAAGTAAACACAGGAAGGAAGCACCCAAGGCTGAAGCCCACCCCAGCAGGGCCCCCTGGGACTgcctccccagccagcccacGGAGCTCCAGGCTCCCCACGGCCGCCCCAGGGCTGCGGGTGCCAGCGGAGGACACGAG GCAgccccctgagctgccctgggcgGAGCAGGCCACCACCAGCCAGCCCACGCTGCAGATCTCCCCttccagcctgtccccagccctccctgacAGCACAGGGGATGCTGGAGGGGCTCCCACCGTGGCTCCAGCTGGCGTTATCCCAACCAAGGGCGTGGAGAGGGACATGCACGGCTCTGCGCTGGAGGAGAGCCTGGAGACCACCACATCCACCATTGTCACCACCACTGTCACCACCACAGAGCCCACCCCAG tgctctgcagcatgAGCTTCCACGAGCCTGAGGGCTACATTGACTCCACGGATTAtccccccctgcccctgcaCGGGTACCTGCAGTGCACCTACAACGTCACCGTCTACACCGGCTACGGCGTCGAGCTCCAg GTGAAGAGCGTGAACCTGTCAGACGGGGAGGTGCTGTCCATCCGTGGCGTGGATGGTGATGCCCTGGTGGTCCTGGCCAACCAGACCCTTCTGGTGGAAGGGCAGGTGATCCGCAGCCCCACCAACACCATCTCCGTCTACTTCCGCACCTTCCAGGACGACGTGGTGGGGACCTTCCAGCTCCACTACCAGG tgtttatGCTGAGCTGCAACTTCCCACGGAGGCCTGACTTTGGGGATGTGATGGTGATGGATCTGCACTCGGGCGGCATCGCTCACTTCCACTGTCACCTGGGCTACGAGCTGCAGGGGCCCCGCATGCTGACCTGCATCAACGCATCCCggccacactggagcagccccGAGCCCATCTGCTCAG CTCCCTGTGGAGGGACGGTGCACAATGCCACCATCGGCCGCGTGCTGTCCCCCAGCTACAGCGGGAACCAGTCTGGCAGCATGTACTGCGTCTGGGCCATCGGGGCCCCCCCGGGACAGAAGCTGCACCTGCACTTTGAGAAGCTCCTGCTGACTGAGAAGGACAG gATGGTGGTGTACAGCGGGGACACCAACCGCTCGGCCGTGCTCTACGACTCGCTGCGCGCCGACAGCGTCCCCTTCGAGGGCGTCATCAGCGACGGCTCCTCCATCAGGATCGACTTCCTCGCCGAGGagcctgcagctgccactgccttCAACATCCGCTTCGAag CCTTTGAACGGGGCCACTGCTACGAGCCCTACATCCAGAACGGGAACTTCACCACCTCTGACCCCACCTACAACCTGGGCACCACCGTGGAGTTCACCTGTGACCCCGGGCactccctggagcagggccctgctgtCATCGAGTGCATCAACATGCGGGACCCCTACTGGAACGACACAGAACCGCTGTGCCGAG CCACGTGTGGAGGGGAGCTGACTGCTGTGGCCGGGGTGATCCTGTCCCCCAACTGGCCGGAGCCCTACACGGAGGGAGAGGATTGCATCTGGAGGATCCATGTGGGCGAGGAGAAGAGGCTCTTCCTGGACATCCAGCT CCTGAACATCACCAACAGCGACATCCTCACCATCTACGACGGGGACGAGCTCTCCTCCCGCATCCTGGGGCAGTACGTGGGCAGCAGCGGCCCCCAGAAGCTCTACTCCTCCAGCCCCGACCTCACCATCCAGTTCCACTCAGACCCTGCTGGGCTCATCTTTGGGAAGGGGCAAGGATTCATCATGAACTACATAG AGGTGTCCCGCAACGACTCCTGCTCTGACCTGCCCGAGATCCAGAACGGCTGGAAGACCACgtcacacacagagctggtgaGAGGGGCCAAGATCACCTACCAGTGTGACCCAGGCTATGACATCGTGGGCAGTGACACCCTCACCTGCCAGTGGGACCTCAGCTGGAGCAGCGACCCCCCCTTCTGTGAAAAGA tTATGTACTGCACGGACCCAGGGGAGGTGGAGCACTCCACCCGCCTCATCTCGgacccagtgctgctggtgggcaCCACCATCCAGTACACCTGCAACCCTGGCTTCGTGCTGGagggcagctccctgctcacctgCTACAGCCGCGAGACCGGCACCCCCATCTGGACCTCGCGGCTCCCGCACTGTGTCT CTGAGGAGTCGCTGGCCTGTGATAACCCAGGGCCGCCAGAAAATGGGTACCAAATTCTTTACAAGCGCCTCTACCTGCCAGGAGAGTCCCTGACCTTCATGTGCTATGAGGGCTTTGAACTGATGGGGGAGGTAACCATCAAATGCATCCTGGGCCAGCCATCCCACTGGAGCGGCCCCCTGCCCATCTGCAAAG TGAACCAAGACAGCTTTGAACATGCTCTGGAAG tagcagaagctgctgcagagacGTCGCTCGAGGGGGGAAATATGGCCTTGGCCATCTTTATCCCGGTGCTGAtcatctccctgctgctgggaggagcGTACATCTATCTCACcag GTGTCGGTACTACTCCAGCCTCCGCCTGCCCCTCATGTACTCCCACCCCTACAGCCAGATCACGGTAGAAACGGAGTTTGACAACCCGATTTATGAGACAGGG GAAACACGAGAATACGAGGTTTCAATATAA